Proteins from one Portunus trituberculatus isolate SZX2019 chromosome 38, ASM1759143v1, whole genome shotgun sequence genomic window:
- the LOC123514922 gene encoding tigger transposable element-derived protein 7-like, with amino-acid sequence MESGKRKKSVFLSIADKLKVLDRLDAGCTVRNVAQEFGLGLTTVKDLKKNKEKLRSFSQRFDAGSNIIKFRKTMRRLPSEAIDEAVYKWYSQHRSSGISVRGTEILAAAERFAEQLSKQKFTFNSAWLCRFMNRHGLPGIRSCEAPVGDEAVEKDLFRQMMKEIIDQSNLSLAQVYNFDETGLLYCTLPKGLLSTQPDVCEEEQKLSKARLSALLCANANGSHRLKPVIVGKRRWPYAQNKGIQQLPAHYYHNPNAWFTWDIVKDWFSKYAEPEIRRFQIEDLKIVPDDVCALILIDRAPVHPESETLNSQDGRIKCLTIPPGVSLTQPMEQGIILSTKRLYRKKFLDEVLIFPEETSDEDHDMLEIRPWTNIKNYSLKDAILTLQMPGGIYLRPP; translated from the coding sequence ATGGAGtctgggaaaaggaaaaagagcgtTTTTCTCAGTATTGCTGATAAGCTAAAAGTCTTGGATCGTCTGGATGCTGGGTGCACCGTGAGGAACGTAGCTCAAGAGTTCGGTCTTGGACTAACGACGGTGAAAGAtctgaagaagaacaaagaaaaactcAGGAGTTTCTCGCAGAGATTCGATGCAGGCAGCAACATAATCAAGTTCAGAAAAACGATGAGGCGACTGCCGTCTGAAGCAATCGACGAGGCAGTCTACAAGTGGTACAGTCAGCATAGGTCGAGCGGGATCTCTGTTCGAGGCACTGAAATCTTAGCTGCAGCCGAACGCTTTGCCGAGCAACTAAGCAAACAAAAATTCACCTTTAACAGTGCATGGTTATGTCGATTTATGAATCGGCACGGTTTGCCTGGAATAAGAAGTTGTGAGGCACCAGTAGGTGATGAGGCCGTGGAAAAAGATCTGTTTCGACAGATGATGAAGGAGATAATTGACCAGTCAAACTTATCGTTAGCGCAGGTTTATAACTTCGATGAGACTGGGCTTCTCTACTGTACACTCCCAAAAGGCCTTCTATCAACCCAACCCGATGTATgtgaggaagaacagaagcTTTCCAAGGCGAGACTGTCGGCGCTGCTCTGTGCTAATGCCAACGGATCCCACCGTCTGAAACCAGTAATTGTTGGGAAGCGCAGGTGGCCATACGCACAGAACAAAGGCATTCAGCAGCTACCAGCGCATTACTACCACAATCCTAATGCTTGGTTCACTTGGGATATTGTTAAGGATTGGTTTTCCAAATATGCTGAACCTGAAATTCGCCGCTTTCAGATCGAGGATTTGAAAATAGTACCTGATGATGTCTGTGCTCTCATCCTCATAGATAGGGCTCCTGTGCATCCCGAGAGTGAAACACTGAACAGCCAGGATGGAAGGATAAAATGTCTTACAATTCCTCCTGGTGTATCACTGACACAGCCCATGGAGCAGGGAATCATTCTTTCCACTAAAAGGCTTTACCGGAAGAAATTCCTCGATGAGGTACTGATTTTCCCTGAAGAAACTTCTGATGAAGACCATGACATGCTGGAGATCAGACCCTGGACGAACATCAAGAATTACAGCCTGAAGGACGCCATCTTAACTTTGCAGATGCCTGGCGGGATATACCTCAGACCACCTTGA